In Spinacia oleracea cultivar Varoflay chromosome 5, BTI_SOV_V1, whole genome shotgun sequence, a single window of DNA contains:
- the LOC110789613 gene encoding ER lumen protein-retaining receptor A, whose product MNMFRFAGDMTHLISIVVLLLKIYATKSCSGISLKTQELYALVFLARYLDLFTDFISVYNTVMKVVFVGSSLAIVWCMRLHPIIKRSYDKILDTFRYYLLVLGCLVLALFIHEKFTVQEVFWAFSIYLEAVAILPQLFLLQRSGNVDNLAAQYVFFLGAYRAFYIFNWIYRYFTEPYFSRWIACVSGLVQTALYADFFYYYFISWKNNSNLKLPA is encoded by the exons ATGAATATGTTCAGATTTGCTGGTGATATGACTCATTTGATCAGTATTGTAGTTTTACTTCTCAAAATTTATGCTACTAAATCATGCTCAG GCATTTCTCTGAAGACGCAAGAGCTATATGCGCTGGTCTTTTTGGCTCGCTACCTTGATTTGTTCACAGATTTCATATCTGTCTATAACACTGTGATGAAGGTTGTGTTCGTTGGTAGCTCCTTGGCTATTGTTTGGTGTATGAGGTTGCACCCTATCATCAAGCGTTCATATGACAAAATTCTTGATACATTTCGTTATTATCTTCTGGTCCTCGGATGCTTAGTTTTGGCGTTGTTTATTCATGAGAAGTTCACCGTGCAAGAG GTTTTCTGGGCATTTTCTATATACTTGGAAGCTGTTGCTATTCTTCCCCAGCTTTTCCTGCTACAAAGAAGTGGAAATGTTGACAACTTGGCAGCTCAATATGTTTTCTTTCTTGG GGCATACAGGGCATTCTACATTTTCAACTGGATTTATCGCTACTTCACAGAACCATATTTCAGTCGATGGATAG CTTGCGTCTCTGGTCTTGTCCAGACTGCCCTTTATGCGGATTTCTTTTACTACTACTTCATCAG ctGGAAAAACAATTCGAACCTTAAGTTGCCAGCTTGA